In Pseudomonas hamedanensis, a single window of DNA contains:
- the ydiJ gene encoding D-2-hydroxyglutarate dehydrogenase YdiJ yields the protein MIAQLSPAKALTTDYQQFLKALKTSGFRGEISADYASRVVLATDNSIYQRLPQAAVFPMDADDVARVARLIAEPAFEQVVITPRGGGTGTNGQSLTDGIVVDLSRHMNRILEINVQERWVRVQAGVVKDQLNAALKSAGLFFAPELSTSNRATVGGMINTDASGQGSCTYGKTRDHVLALDMVLRGGERLHSVPLEEGELQAHCARQDRVGEVYRCARKIIDEQGALIKERFPDLNRCLTGYDLAHLREADNRFNLNSVLCGAEGSLGFVVEARLNVLPIPKHTMLVNIRYAGFMDALRDARALMALKPLSIETVDSKVLLLAMQDIVWHGVAEYFPDSGGRPTLGINLVEFCGDDPEDVQRRVEAFIEHLKNDQTVERLGHTLAIGQAAVSKVYGMRKRAVGLLGNVAGEARPQPFVEDTAVPPQHLAEYIAELRELLDSHGLQYGMFGHVDAGVLHVRPILDMKDPQQAALVRPVSDGVAALTQRYGGLLWGEHGKGLRSEYAPKFFGELYPALQALKAAFDPFNQFNPGKIATPANSEAALLKIDGVTLRGELDRQIDEKVWQDYGAAMHCNGNGACYNFDPDDAMCPSWKATRERAQSPKGRASLIREWLRLQGEAGVDVLSDAVRTPAFFSTLWQRWRNSRAKAEDFSHEVYDAMAGCLACKSCAGQCPVKVNVPEFRSRFLELYHSRYLRPARDYLIASLEYSIPYMARIPALYNGLMGAAFVRRLLQRLGGMVDVPLLSRFDFHAAMRRWQVQSATVAALSALTPAQRERSVVIVQDAFTRYFEAPLLADLVELISCLGYQVYLAPFSANGKPLHVQGFLSAFNRAALRNARQLRELAEVGVPLLGLDPAMTLVYRQEYLKVPGMQHCPEVALVQEWLLKVMPQQARLDTPAKYRLLAHCTEKTNVGAATRQWELVFERAGLNLATQATGCCGMSGTYGHEARNRETSALIYEQSWARQVQAPAEQGEALATGYSCRSQVKRQSDQALRHPLQVVLEVLRR from the coding sequence ATGATTGCCCAGCTGTCGCCCGCCAAAGCCCTGACCACGGATTACCAGCAATTTCTCAAAGCCCTGAAAACCAGCGGATTCCGCGGTGAAATCAGCGCCGATTACGCCAGCCGCGTGGTACTGGCCACTGACAACTCGATCTACCAGCGCCTGCCGCAAGCGGCGGTGTTTCCGATGGATGCAGACGACGTCGCGCGGGTGGCGCGGCTGATTGCCGAGCCGGCCTTTGAGCAGGTGGTGATCACCCCGCGTGGCGGCGGCACTGGCACTAACGGCCAGTCGCTGACTGACGGCATCGTCGTCGACCTGTCGCGGCACATGAACCGAATTCTCGAAATCAACGTGCAAGAGCGCTGGGTGCGGGTACAGGCCGGCGTCGTCAAGGATCAGTTGAACGCGGCGCTGAAGTCCGCAGGGCTGTTTTTCGCCCCGGAACTGTCGACCTCCAACCGCGCCACCGTCGGTGGCATGATCAACACTGATGCCAGCGGCCAGGGCAGTTGCACCTACGGCAAGACCCGCGACCACGTGCTCGCGTTGGACATGGTCCTGCGCGGCGGCGAGCGCCTGCACAGCGTGCCGCTGGAGGAAGGTGAACTGCAAGCGCACTGCGCCCGTCAGGATCGTGTCGGTGAGGTCTATCGTTGCGCACGCAAGATCATCGATGAGCAAGGCGCGTTGATCAAAGAGCGTTTTCCCGATCTCAATCGCTGCCTGACCGGCTATGACCTGGCGCACCTGCGCGAGGCCGACAACCGCTTCAACCTCAACAGCGTGCTCTGCGGAGCTGAAGGTTCGCTGGGGTTTGTGGTCGAGGCGCGGCTGAACGTGTTGCCGATTCCCAAACACACGATGCTGGTCAATATCCGCTATGCCGGGTTCATGGATGCTTTGCGCGATGCGCGGGCGTTGATGGCGCTCAAACCGCTGTCGATTGAAACCGTCGATTCGAAGGTTTTGCTGCTGGCGATGCAGGACATCGTCTGGCACGGCGTCGCCGAGTATTTTCCAGACAGCGGCGGACGACCAACCTTGGGCATCAACCTCGTCGAGTTTTGCGGCGATGATCCCGAGGATGTGCAACGCCGCGTCGAAGCATTCATCGAACACCTCAAAAATGACCAGACGGTTGAGCGCCTGGGGCACACGCTCGCTATCGGGCAAGCGGCGGTGAGCAAAGTCTACGGCATGCGCAAACGGGCGGTGGGCCTGCTCGGCAATGTCGCCGGTGAAGCGCGGCCGCAGCCGTTTGTCGAAGACACCGCGGTGCCGCCGCAACACCTGGCCGAGTACATTGCCGAACTGCGCGAGCTGCTCGACAGCCATGGCTTGCAGTACGGCATGTTTGGCCACGTTGACGCGGGCGTCTTGCACGTACGGCCGATTCTTGACATGAAAGACCCGCAACAAGCGGCGCTGGTGCGTCCCGTTTCCGACGGCGTCGCGGCGCTGACCCAGCGTTACGGCGGCCTGTTGTGGGGCGAGCATGGCAAGGGGTTGCGCTCGGAATATGCCCCAAAGTTTTTCGGCGAACTGTATCCGGCGCTGCAAGCGCTGAAAGCGGCGTTCGACCCATTCAATCAGTTCAACCCGGGCAAGATCGCCACGCCGGCCAACAGCGAGGCGGCGTTGCTGAAAATCGATGGCGTCACGCTGCGTGGCGAACTCGACCGGCAGATCGACGAAAAAGTCTGGCAGGACTACGGCGCGGCGATGCATTGCAACGGCAACGGTGCCTGCTACAACTTCGATCCTGACGATGCGATGTGCCCGTCGTGGAAGGCTACCCGCGAGCGCGCGCAGTCGCCCAAGGGCCGCGCCTCGCTGATTCGCGAGTGGCTGCGTTTGCAGGGCGAGGCGGGCGTCGACGTGTTGTCCGATGCCGTGCGCACCCCGGCTTTTTTCAGCACGCTGTGGCAGCGTTGGCGCAACAGCCGCGCTAAGGCCGAGGACTTTTCCCATGAGGTTTACGACGCCATGGCCGGTTGCCTGGCGTGCAAATCGTGCGCAGGGCAGTGCCCGGTGAAGGTCAATGTGCCGGAGTTCCGTTCGCGGTTTCTGGAGCTGTACCACAGCCGTTACCTGCGTCCGGCGCGGGATTATCTGATCGCTTCGCTGGAATACAGCATCCCGTACATGGCGCGGATTCCGGCGTTGTACAACGGATTGATGGGCGCTGCGTTCGTTCGCCGCCTGTTGCAGCGCTTGGGGGGCATGGTCGATGTGCCGCTGCTCAGCCGCTTCGATTTCCACGCAGCGATGCGCCGTTGGCAGGTGCAATCGGCAACGGTCGCGGCCTTGTCGGCGCTGACGCCAGCGCAACGTGAGCGCAGCGTGGTGATCGTTCAGGACGCCTTTACCCGCTACTTCGAGGCGCCGTTGCTGGCTGATCTGGTCGAGCTGATTTCGTGTCTGGGTTATCAGGTCTATCTGGCCCCGTTCAGTGCCAATGGCAAGCCGTTGCACGTGCAGGGATTTCTGTCGGCGTTCAATCGCGCGGCGCTGCGCAACGCCCGGCAGTTGCGCGAACTGGCCGAGGTCGGTGTGCCGCTGTTGGGGCTCGATCCGGCGATGACTTTGGTTTATCGCCAGGAGTACCTCAAGGTTCCAGGCATGCAGCATTGCCCGGAAGTGGCGCTGGTGCAGGAGTGGCTGCTCAAAGTCATGCCGCAGCAGGCGCGTCTGGACACACCTGCAAAGTACCGACTGCTCGCCCACTGCACCGAGAAAACCAACGTTGGTGCCGCGACCCGGCAATGGGAGCTGGTGTTTGAGCGCGCTGGCCTGAACCTCGCCACCCAGGCCACCGGTTGCTGTGGCATGTCAGGGACTTACGGCCACGAGGCGCGCAACCGCGAGACGTCGGCGCTGATTTACGAGCAATCGTGGGCGCGTCAGGTGCAGGCGCCGGCGGAGCAGGGCGAGGCCTTGGCCACCGGTTATTCCTGCCGCAGTCAGGTCAAGCGCCAGTCGGATCAGGCGCTACGCCATCCATTGCAGGTGGTGCTTGAGGTGCTGCGTCGCTGA
- a CDS encoding LysR substrate-binding domain-containing protein: MNPRTLTPSMSLLLAFEAAARHESYTRAAHELSLTQSAVSRQVQILEKMLGMRLFNREGRKVVLTDVGRMYQRELAEALGQIRSATLQAMAFGSGIHSLRLATLPTFGSKWLLPRLKDFYTAHPGMTVHLHSRIESIDFDTSEIDAAICVGGGEWPGLSALPLHTEELVAIASAQLSAAERDDAEQHIAGQLLLNVSSNTQAWAEWFSQHALPHRSMRIGPSFEMTAHLIQAVRANIGVGLVPRILVEEELLKGELLQLGEAITSRRRYYLVYPPRNENLPSLKAFRDWLIETL; the protein is encoded by the coding sequence ATGAATCCGCGCACCCTCACGCCGTCCATGTCGCTGCTGCTGGCTTTCGAAGCCGCCGCCCGCCACGAAAGCTACACCCGCGCCGCCCATGAGCTTTCGCTGACGCAAAGCGCGGTCAGCCGTCAGGTGCAGATTCTGGAAAAAATGCTTGGCATGCGCCTGTTCAACCGCGAGGGCCGCAAGGTCGTGCTGACCGATGTCGGCCGCATGTACCAACGCGAACTCGCCGAGGCACTGGGACAGATTCGAAGTGCAACCTTGCAGGCCATGGCATTTGGCTCAGGCATTCATAGCCTGCGCCTGGCGACGTTACCGACCTTCGGTTCGAAATGGTTGCTGCCGCGCCTGAAGGATTTCTACACGGCGCACCCGGGCATGACCGTGCATTTGCATTCACGCATCGAGAGCATCGATTTCGACACCAGCGAAATCGATGCTGCGATCTGCGTCGGTGGCGGCGAGTGGCCGGGGCTGAGCGCCCTGCCCCTGCACACCGAGGAACTGGTGGCGATCGCCAGCGCGCAGTTATCGGCTGCCGAGCGCGATGACGCCGAGCAGCATATCGCTGGACAGTTGCTGCTCAACGTCAGCAGTAACACGCAGGCCTGGGCCGAGTGGTTCAGCCAGCACGCACTGCCCCATCGCAGCATGCGCATCGGCCCCAGTTTCGAGATGACGGCCCATTTGATTCAAGCCGTACGGGCCAATATCGGCGTAGGCCTGGTGCCGCGGATTCTGGTCGAGGAGGAGTTGCTCAAGGGCGAGTTGCTGCAACTGGGCGAGGCGATTACCAGCCGCCGCCGCTACTATCTGGTGTATCCGCCGCGTAACGAGAATCTGCCGTCGTTGAAAGCGTTTCGGGACTGGTTGATAGAAACGCTTTGA
- a CDS encoding glucarate dehydratase family protein yields the protein MKITRVSVTPIAFRDPPLLNASGIHEPFALRSIIEIESDNGYIGLGESYGDAPALAIQQQLQAQLIGLDPFDLNQLRAIVQATVAANKPASIAGAELAPGSHASKAVSNAYSAFEVAFLDLQAHYLNVPLVDLLGGAIRDEVPFSAYLFFKYAEHIDSPYKPDNWGEALSEQQIVAQAARMIEAYGFKSIKLKAGTLPPEHEVACVKALKKAFPGYPLRIDPNGNWSLETAIRMAELLGDDLQYYEDPTPGLGGMAELHKRTGLPLATNMVVTDFDELRRSIAQDSVQIVLADHHYWGGLRDTQTLAKMCDVFGLGVSMHSNSHLGISLMAMAHVAAAVPNLDYACDTHYPWQEPDEEVIRGGKLPIVDGCVKISRAPGLGLELDRDQLGKLHDQYLSCGIRQRDDVRQMQRYKADWKAVKPRF from the coding sequence TTGAAAATCACCCGTGTCAGCGTCACTCCAATCGCCTTTCGTGATCCACCGCTGCTCAATGCCAGCGGCATCCACGAACCCTTCGCCCTGCGCTCGATCATCGAGATCGAGAGTGACAACGGCTACATCGGCCTTGGCGAAAGCTACGGTGATGCCCCGGCGCTGGCGATCCAGCAGCAGTTACAGGCGCAATTGATCGGACTTGATCCGTTCGACCTCAACCAGTTGCGCGCGATCGTCCAGGCAACAGTTGCGGCAAATAAACCCGCCAGTATCGCTGGCGCCGAACTGGCCCCCGGCTCCCATGCCAGCAAGGCGGTGAGCAATGCTTATTCGGCGTTCGAGGTGGCTTTCCTCGATTTGCAGGCGCATTACCTGAATGTGCCGCTGGTGGATCTGCTCGGCGGTGCGATACGCGATGAAGTGCCGTTCAGCGCCTACCTGTTTTTCAAATATGCCGAACATATCGATTCACCCTACAAGCCAGATAACTGGGGCGAGGCGCTGAGCGAGCAGCAAATCGTCGCGCAAGCGGCGCGGATGATCGAGGCGTACGGTTTCAAGAGCATCAAGCTCAAGGCCGGTACCCTGCCGCCAGAGCATGAGGTGGCTTGCGTCAAGGCGCTGAAAAAAGCCTTTCCCGGATATCCGCTGCGCATCGATCCGAACGGCAACTGGTCGCTGGAGACAGCGATTCGCATGGCCGAACTGCTCGGCGATGACTTGCAGTATTACGAAGACCCGACTCCGGGCCTCGGCGGCATGGCCGAACTGCACAAGCGCACCGGGTTGCCGCTGGCGACCAATATGGTGGTCACCGATTTCGATGAACTACGCCGCAGCATCGCGCAGGACAGCGTGCAGATCGTCCTCGCCGACCACCATTACTGGGGCGGCCTGCGCGACACCCAGACGCTGGCGAAAATGTGCGATGTGTTTGGTCTCGGTGTGTCGATGCATTCCAATTCACACTTGGGCATCAGCCTGATGGCGATGGCTCACGTCGCGGCGGCAGTGCCGAATCTCGATTACGCCTGCGACACCCATTACCCGTGGCAAGAGCCGGACGAGGAAGTGATCAGGGGCGGCAAATTGCCGATTGTCGATGGCTGCGTGAAGATCTCCCGTGCGCCAGGGCTGGGGCTGGAACTGGACCGTGATCAATTGGGCAAACTGCATGACCAGTACCTGAGCTGCGGGATTCGTCAGCGTGATGACGTGCGGCAGATGCAGCGTTACAAGGCGGATTGGAAAGCGGTCAAGCCGCGGTTTTGA
- a CDS encoding MFS transporter gives MKTLQSPSDVTVLARAAAKVKRHVLPLFVVMFIVNYIDRVNIGFVRSHLETDLGIGAAAYGLGAGLFFIGYALFEVPSNLLLQRYGARVWLTRIMFTWGAAAMAMAFVQGETSFYVLRFILGAAEAGFFPGIIYYFTQWLPASERGKTMAVFLSGSAIASVISGPVSGALLHISGLGLHGWQWMFLIEGAASVVLCAFVWFWLQSHPRQAKWLSEEEREALVAAIAEEQRAREAVQAAKPSMFKLLADRQIALFCFIYFSIALTIYGATFWLPSMIKKMGNLGDFEVGLLNSIPWIISIVAMYGFAAMAGKWKFQQAWVALTLVIAAIGMFMSTTGGPVFAFVAICFAAIGFKAASALFWPIPQSYLDARIAAAVIALINSIGNLGGFVAPTAFGILEQTTGSIEGGLYGLAATSLIAAVVIFFARTAPGAKGNTGAKSADVAAVVATARPAANH, from the coding sequence TTGAAAACCCTCCAGAGTCCCTCGGACGTCACGGTGCTGGCCCGCGCTGCCGCCAAGGTCAAGCGCCACGTATTGCCGCTGTTTGTGGTGATGTTCATCGTCAACTACATCGATCGGGTCAACATTGGTTTCGTGCGCAGTCACCTAGAGACCGATCTTGGTATCGGTGCGGCGGCGTACGGTCTGGGTGCCGGCTTGTTTTTCATTGGCTACGCGCTGTTCGAAGTGCCGTCCAACCTGCTTCTGCAGCGCTACGGTGCGCGGGTCTGGCTGACGCGGATCATGTTCACCTGGGGCGCTGCTGCAATGGCGATGGCGTTTGTTCAGGGTGAAACCAGTTTCTATGTGCTGCGCTTTATTCTCGGTGCCGCCGAGGCCGGGTTCTTTCCGGGGATCATTTATTACTTCACCCAGTGGTTGCCGGCCTCCGAGCGCGGCAAAACCATGGCGGTGTTTCTCAGTGGTTCGGCGATTGCTTCGGTGATCTCCGGGCCGGTGTCCGGCGCGCTGTTGCACATCAGCGGTCTGGGCCTGCACGGCTGGCAGTGGATGTTCCTCATCGAGGGCGCGGCGTCGGTGGTGCTGTGCGCGTTTGTCTGGTTCTGGTTGCAGTCGCATCCGCGGCAAGCCAAGTGGTTGAGCGAGGAGGAGCGTGAGGCGCTGGTGGCCGCGATTGCCGAGGAACAGCGCGCCCGCGAAGCGGTGCAGGCCGCCAAGCCATCGATGTTCAAACTGTTGGCCGACCGGCAGATTGCGCTGTTCTGCTTTATCTATTTTTCCATCGCCCTGACCATTTACGGCGCGACCTTTTGGTTGCCGAGCATGATCAAGAAGATGGGCAATCTCGGCGACTTTGAAGTCGGTCTGCTCAACTCCATCCCGTGGATCATTTCGATTGTCGCCATGTACGGTTTTGCGGCGATGGCCGGCAAGTGGAAATTCCAGCAGGCCTGGGTCGCGCTGACCCTGGTGATCGCGGCCATCGGCATGTTCATGTCGACCACCGGCGGGCCGGTGTTTGCCTTTGTCGCCATCTGCTTCGCGGCGATCGGTTTCAAAGCGGCATCCGCGCTGTTCTGGCCGATTCCGCAGAGCTATCTGGATGCGCGAATCGCGGCGGCGGTGATCGCGCTGATCAATTCCATCGGCAACCTCGGCGGCTTCGTTGCGCCGACCGCGTTCGGCATTCTTGAGCAGACCACTGGCTCCATTGAGGGCGGCTTGTATGGCTTGGCGGCGACATCGCTGATCGCTGCCGTGGTGATCTTCTTCGCCCGCACCGCGCCGGGGGCCAAAGGCAACACCGGGGCAAAGTCCGCTGACGTGGCCGCCGTCGTCGCGACGGCCCGTCCGGCGGCGAACCATTGA
- a CDS encoding LysR family transcriptional regulator, with amino-acid sequence MFELTQLRCFTTVATELNFRRAAERLNMTQPPLSRQIQLLEHHLGVELFTRSTRSVALTAAGRAFFVEAQNLLERAQQAAVTARRFAEGDIGTVNIAFVGSAVYEFLPKVIAEARLKQPQVKIDLSEMNTYQQHEALRARRIDLGIARAPLLEPGYATECLVREPFVLAVPREHALANAVDVSVADLDKQPFLMYSHAAYPPFNELLTGMLRSARVAPDYVQWLGSSLTILALVNAGMGLALVPRCATSVVFKDVVFREVDLGEGVQSELHLIWRENNDNPAFAMLLEAIRRAVAQGWG; translated from the coding sequence ATGTTTGAATTGACCCAACTGCGCTGCTTCACCACGGTGGCCACCGAACTGAACTTCCGCCGCGCCGCCGAGCGCCTGAACATGACCCAGCCACCGCTGAGCCGGCAGATACAATTGCTGGAACATCATCTGGGTGTGGAGTTGTTCACCCGCAGTACCCGCAGCGTTGCGCTGACCGCGGCTGGGCGGGCGTTTTTCGTTGAAGCGCAGAATCTGCTCGAGCGCGCCCAGCAGGCAGCGGTCACCGCTCGCCGGTTTGCCGAGGGCGACATCGGCACGGTGAACATCGCTTTTGTCGGGAGTGCGGTGTATGAGTTTTTGCCGAAGGTGATCGCCGAAGCACGCCTGAAACAGCCGCAGGTGAAAATCGATCTATCGGAGATGAACACTTATCAGCAGCACGAGGCGTTGCGTGCGCGCCGCATCGATCTGGGGATCGCCCGCGCGCCGTTACTGGAGCCGGGCTACGCCACCGAGTGCCTGGTGCGTGAACCGTTTGTGTTGGCGGTGCCACGTGAACACGCGCTGGCGAACGCGGTCGACGTTTCGGTCGCCGACCTCGACAAGCAGCCCTTCCTGATGTACTCCCACGCCGCGTATCCGCCGTTCAACGAACTGTTGACCGGCATGCTGCGCTCGGCGCGGGTCGCCCCCGATTACGTGCAATGGCTGGGGTCGTCACTGACGATTCTGGCGCTGGTCAACGCCGGCATGGGCCTGGCACTGGTGCCACGTTGCGCGACCAGTGTGGTGTTCAAGGATGTGGTGTTTCGCGAGGTCGACCTCGGCGAAGGGGTGCAAAGCGAACTGCACCTGATCTGGCGGGAGAACAACGACAACCCGGCGTTTGCGATGCTGCTGGAGGCGATTCGCCGGGCTGTAGCGCAGGGTTGGGGCTGA
- a CDS encoding DUF6338 family protein, producing the protein MDDLVKDIIPLLQYLVPGFLSTWIFYSLTAFKRPDTFGQIVQALIFTFVIQGAVLAIGTLCLWIGSKGFSVGVWDGRAQTLWAFVFSLMLGLLACYLATNDKMHGWLRRRNVTKQSSYPSEWFSIFAQHHRLVTLHLNDERRVFGWPVEWPPEADNGQFVMQNPCWLDAEGAEVPFGAEYLLIDSRKVKWVEFGPKLEVPL; encoded by the coding sequence ATGGATGATCTGGTCAAAGATATTATTCCGTTGTTGCAGTACCTCGTCCCCGGGTTTTTATCGACCTGGATCTTTTATTCCCTCACGGCGTTCAAGCGACCGGATACGTTCGGACAGATTGTGCAGGCGTTGATTTTTACCTTTGTGATTCAGGGCGCCGTGTTGGCGATTGGCACCTTGTGCCTGTGGATTGGCTCGAAGGGATTTTCTGTAGGCGTTTGGGATGGTCGAGCGCAAACGCTGTGGGCGTTTGTGTTCTCATTGATGCTGGGATTGCTTGCCTGTTATCTGGCGACCAATGACAAAATGCATGGCTGGCTGCGCCGGCGAAACGTCACGAAACAATCTTCTTACCCGAGTGAGTGGTTCAGCATTTTTGCTCAACACCATCGTCTGGTCACCCTGCATCTAAACGATGAAAGGCGTGTTTTTGGCTGGCCCGTGGAGTGGCCGCCAGAGGCCGACAATGGTCAGTTCGTAATGCAAAATCCTTGTTGGCTAGATGCCGAGGGGGCAGAAGTGCCTTTTGGCGCTGAGTATTTGCTGATAGATTCCCGCAAGGTCAAGTGGGTCGAGTTCGGCCCGAAATTGGAGGTTCCGTTATGA
- a CDS encoding DUF2188 domain-containing protein: MSIPMLNKLHMNGYDVLSVNNGPWRVCTQGDRLASFSSREEAMAYAAALPGYKKRAKRVQDHSAG; encoded by the coding sequence ATGAGCATTCCAATGCTGAACAAGCTGCACATGAACGGTTACGACGTGCTCAGTGTGAACAATGGCCCGTGGCGGGTCTGCACCCAGGGCGATCGATTGGCTTCGTTCTCGAGCCGGGAGGAGGCGATGGCGTATGCGGCGGCGCTTCCCGGCTATAAAAAACGCGCCAAGCGTGTGCAGGATCACAGCGCCGGTTGA
- a CDS encoding NUDIX hydrolase gives MKVRATVICEQDRHILLVRKPRHHWSLPGGKVEPGETRADAAVRELQEETGLDAEALLYLMELEAGSTRHHVYEASVVNIDEVRPQNEIADCIWYPLDAVQNLNTNEATRRIVQAFQRRL, from the coding sequence ATGAAAGTACGCGCAACCGTCATTTGCGAACAGGATCGACATATTCTCCTGGTGCGCAAACCTCGCCATCACTGGTCGCTGCCCGGCGGCAAGGTCGAGCCTGGAGAAACCCGGGCAGATGCCGCCGTACGCGAACTGCAAGAAGAAACCGGGCTGGATGCCGAGGCGTTGCTGTACTTGATGGAGCTTGAGGCCGGCAGCACGCGGCATCACGTCTACGAAGCGTCAGTGGTGAATATCGATGAGGTTCGACCACAGAACGAAATAGCCGATTGCATCTGGTATCCGCTGGATGCCGTGCAGAACCTCAACACCAACGAAGCGACGCGGCGCATCGTTCAGGCTTTCCAGCGACGTTTATAA
- a CDS encoding DUF1652 domain-containing protein, producing the protein MLAIADICRIVESGFPAYKCDCMPTGQGLLSIKIYDPKTGRVKLLLDGVSPEHLVTIRDISNFIAELRTEISAGRRAFAG; encoded by the coding sequence ATGCTTGCCATTGCCGACATTTGCCGCATCGTCGAATCGGGGTTTCCCGCTTATAAGTGCGATTGCATGCCAACCGGGCAAGGGCTGTTGTCCATCAAGATCTATGACCCGAAGACAGGGCGCGTCAAACTGCTGCTCGATGGCGTCTCCCCCGAGCACCTCGTCACGATACGTGATATCTCCAATTTCATCGCAGAGCTGCGCACCGAGATCAGCGCGGGTCGCAGGGCGTTCGCCGGCTAA
- a CDS encoding polysaccharide deacetylase family protein, producing MIPGYKVFCAALIALGLAGCIAAPIEMTAQTENRLQTQAPVRFLLTFDDGPSASGWWNPTATVLDSLKTNPVQPGIKAVFFVQTRAPRAGNSEIGRSLMRREHDEGHILAFHTATHWHTNHRLLDPQELEQSLTDGTADIAAITGASPTLLRPPFWNYDKRTFAAYQQHGLHVLLTDLSANDGKIWGFNASPRRRANMLRQLSEVRERIALGQFPTVEGVIPVVVTFHDLNRYTARHTREYLQILLDSAAATGVRLDAKPFYDERATLERAALARTVQQSSEPVNLPGLWNWIWDQDAH from the coding sequence ATGATCCCCGGATACAAAGTTTTTTGTGCAGCGCTCATCGCCCTCGGTCTGGCTGGCTGCATCGCGGCGCCCATCGAAATGACCGCGCAAACCGAAAACCGCCTGCAAACGCAGGCGCCTGTGCGTTTTCTGCTGACATTTGACGATGGCCCGAGTGCGTCCGGGTGGTGGAATCCCACGGCGACCGTGCTTGACAGCCTCAAGACCAATCCGGTGCAACCGGGCATCAAAGCGGTGTTTTTCGTGCAGACCCGTGCGCCCAGGGCCGGCAACAGCGAGATTGGCCGCAGCCTCATGCGTCGCGAACACGACGAGGGGCATATTCTGGCTTTCCACACGGCGACCCACTGGCACACCAACCATCGCTTGCTTGATCCGCAGGAACTCGAACAATCGCTGACTGATGGCACAGCAGACATCGCCGCCATTACCGGCGCGTCGCCGACGCTGCTGCGCCCGCCATTCTGGAACTACGACAAACGCACCTTCGCGGCGTATCAACAGCATGGCTTGCACGTTTTGCTGACCGACTTGAGTGCCAATGACGGCAAGATCTGGGGCTTCAACGCCAGTCCGCGGCGCCGAGCGAACATGCTGCGCCAGCTCTCCGAGGTGCGTGAGCGTATTGCACTTGGCCAGTTCCCGACGGTGGAGGGGGTGATTCCGGTCGTGGTGACGTTTCATGATCTCAATCGCTATACCGCACGGCACACCCGTGAGTATTTGCAGATTCTGCTGGACAGTGCGGCGGCCACCGGGGTGAGGCTGGACGCAAAGCCGTTCTATGACGAAAGGGCTACGCTGGAAAGGGCGGCGCTGGCGCGCACGGTTCAGCAAAGCAGCGAACCGGTCAATTTGCCGGGCCTGTGGAACTGGATCTGGGACCAGGATGCCCACTGA
- a CDS encoding ABC transporter substrate-binding protein: MKLSRFLCSVLTAAVLTSPFAYAAEPLVLHVGDQNYYNIRASIEASGVLKGAPYTVDWKHFQAAAPLAEALQTGALDLGFLGDSGFLFLAAKQAPVKLIGVSRQNPDTIALLVPKDSPVQTIADLKGKKVAYWPGAWSQQLTLRALEQGGLAEDYVEFVKLMPIDAAAALPQGSIDAFPVWEPYISQQIVFSGARPILTAKNLMPGLSAIAASSPAIDSKREAIADFLGRLKQARAWVDSHTDEYADLWAKKANLDQQVSRHWLRQAHMTVGPVDQQAAADLQSTADFLFKVKALPAPLATAGIIDTSFQQALTH, from the coding sequence ATGAAGCTCTCTCGTTTTCTGTGCAGCGTGCTGACCGCTGCCGTGCTGACCTCTCCATTTGCCTACGCGGCCGAGCCTTTGGTCCTGCACGTTGGAGATCAGAATTACTACAACATCCGCGCCTCGATAGAAGCGTCCGGCGTGTTGAAGGGCGCGCCTTATACGGTCGACTGGAAGCATTTCCAGGCCGCAGCGCCGCTGGCCGAGGCGTTGCAGACCGGTGCCCTGGACCTTGGCTTTCTCGGCGACTCAGGCTTCCTGTTCCTCGCGGCGAAACAGGCGCCGGTCAAATTGATCGGCGTATCGCGGCAGAATCCGGACACCATCGCCTTGTTGGTCCCAAAGGATTCTCCGGTGCAAACCATTGCCGATCTTAAAGGCAAGAAAGTTGCGTATTGGCCCGGCGCCTGGAGTCAGCAGTTGACGTTGCGTGCGTTGGAGCAGGGCGGGCTGGCGGAGGATTACGTTGAGTTCGTCAAGCTGATGCCAATCGATGCGGCCGCAGCGCTGCCGCAAGGCAGCATTGACGCGTTTCCGGTCTGGGAACCGTACATTTCGCAACAGATCGTTTTCTCTGGCGCCCGGCCGATTCTGACCGCTAAAAACCTGATGCCGGGGCTCAGCGCCATCGCCGCGTCTTCGCCGGCCATCGACAGCAAGCGTGAAGCAATTGCCGATTTTCTCGGGCGCTTGAAACAGGCACGGGCCTGGGTTGACAGCCACACCGATGAATACGCCGATCTCTGGGCGAAGAAGGCCAATCTCGATCAGCAAGTCTCGCGGCATTGGCTGCGCCAGGCGCACATGACCGTCGGGCCGGTAGACCAGCAGGCGGCAGCGGACCTGCAAAGCACCGCGGACTTTTTGTTTAAAGTCAAAGCGCTGCCGGCACCCTTGGCCACGGCAGGCATCATCGACACGTCATTTCAACAAGCCTTGACGCACTGA